Proteins from a genomic interval of Amphiura filiformis chromosome 9, Afil_fr2py, whole genome shotgun sequence:
- the LOC140160350 gene encoding acid-sensing ion channel 1-like, whose amino-acid sequence MNMEPTADDNTGKANAVVMEEKTFKMRLQEYGNTTTLHGARYIWNPKYHGMKRLIWVLLVVGLNAYLWYSIVRDLNRYFKYPVQSYVTESYTGNLTFPAVTLCNYNLFRKSAVSEDLIQFFDELFNPYSNHDADDAKWKYMDKTINESWHDFDNFVLSGAHQINDMLHSCSWSMLEPCGIENFTQVITDWGVCYTFNNPDNISDALVISKAGIRSGLFMRLNIQQDEYAYGANLAAGFKILLHPQGVQPLVRDYGFSVSPGFETSIAVKFMQNKNLAHPYPSNCKSIKDGTMYSQVYTVSNCLHECKINHVVQKCKCRDFRYPGNEAYCSPQKLRECIFDAEEEFEAYAKQSQDLACNCSVPCVANFYEQKISIAFLPGGHRVEALMKEFNSSKEDIRENYLDLNIYFESLRYPIVEEIEAYSTGAMLSDIGGSMGLLAGMSLVTMVEFIDFMISTCYKKYTSRSHARV is encoded by the exons ATGAATATGGAACCCACAGCAGATGATAACACAGGCAAGGCAAACGCGGTAGTCATGGAAGAGAAGACTTTCAAAATGCGTCTACAAGAATACGGCAATACAACAACTTTACATGGTGCAAGATATATATGGAATCCTAAATACCATGGGATGAAAAG ATTGATATGGGTACTACTCGTCGTCGGTCTGAACGCCTATCTATGGTACAGCATCGTCAGAGACCTCAATAGATATTTTAAATACCCTGTGCAGAGTTATGTGACGGAATCTTACACTGGCAACCTTACTTTTCCAGCAGTAACCCTATGTAATTATAATCTATTCCGAAAATCTGCTGTCAGCGAAGATCTTATACAATTTTTCGACGAGCTCTTCAATCCTTACTCTAATCATG ATGCTGATGATGCAAAGTGGAAGTACATGGATAAAACCATAAACGAGAGTTGGCATGATTTTGACAACTTCGTTTTGAGTGGCGCTCACCAAATTAATGACATGCTTCATAGTTGTTCTTGGAGTATGTTAGAGCCATGTGgaattgaaaattttacccagGTGATAACCGATTGGGGTGTGTGCTACACGTTCAATAATCCTGACAACATATCCGATGCGCTGGTAATAAGCAAAGCTGGTATTAGGAGTGGCTTGTTTATGAGATTGAACATACAACAAGATGAGTATGCGTATGGAGCAAATTTGGCTGCCGGATTTAAG ATCCTTCTTCATCCGCAAGGTGTGCAGCCTTTAGTAAGAGATTATGGATTTTCAGTTTCTCCTGGATTTGAAACGTCTATTGCTGTAAAGTTTATGCAG AACAAAAATCTTGCACACCCATATCCATCGAATTGTAAATCTATAAAGGATGGCACGATGTATTCCCAGGTGTATACTGTATCCAATTGTCTACATGAGTGCAAAATTAACCACGTGGTTCAAAAATGCAAATGTCGTGATTTTCGATATCCTG GTAATGAAGCATACTGCTCACCTCAAAAGCTACGAGAATGTATTTTCGATGCAGAAG AGGAATTTGAAGCGTACGCCAAGCAGAGTCAAGACCTTGCCTGTAATTGCTCGGTTCCGTGTGTTGCAAACTTTTATGAACAGAAAATCTCCATTGCATTCCTACCAGGTGGTCATCGTGTAGAAGCTCTAATGAAAGAATTTAATTCATCAAAAGAGGATATCAG AGAAAACTATCTTGATTTGAACATCTACTTCGAGTCTCTCCGTTATCCAATTGTGGAAGAAATTGAGGCATATTCAACCGGAGCGATGTTAA GTGACATAGGTGGTTCAATGGGTCTATTAGCTGGAATGAGTCTAGTTACTATGGTGGAATTCATCGACTTCATGATAAGTACTTGCTACAAGAAATATACGTCTCGTTCGCATGCACGCGTATAA